TGGAACAATTTAATGAAAGGAATTGTCTATAAACAAAAATGGATACTGCGAGTGGTGGCATCGTCTCTTATTGGGGAACCAACTTGTATTCTAATGCAAATACTGAAAGACTCTTCCCAAAACCCTCTAACCAAATTTGATTCCAACAAAATTAAGGCCTCTTTTCTTGACATCAAATATCTTGTTTGCACGCAATATTTCAGGAggttcatattatatattgtagGCTAATAGAAATTTTATGCAGCTTTCAAACTATTGGACTCAAATCCCCCAGCACTTGCCAAGTTTTAAGGTGAAAACGCATCAATTTGGAAGAGTCCTTATTGGACGGATCATGTTTCGAAATGTCAAGACAGACCTTTCTTTTTATACCTAGCTAGCAACCTCCATTGGAGTCCTCAGTTCAAGAACAATTTTGACAGTAGGACAACTACCATAAGCTCTGCATAGACAGTATATTTGAACATCAGTCATAAATAATTATCCATAATATTTGAGGTAAAGCCCAGTACAAGACCAGAGAATTATCCATTCCAGTTTTAACTAAACAAAATTACATGAAACAGTTTAGAGCTGCACAAAAGACTATTAGTAGATTTCATTTGCTCTTATGTCAAACCAAACCTTTCTATCAAAAGGCAAACTAAAAGAGGGTGGCGATTATTAGAAAATTGCTACATAAGGGCTCACATGGAGTGGATACAGCAACATATACAGAAAGTTTAACTCTGACAGACCAGATATTATATAGCTTCATGGGCATCACCTATGTTACAATCACTATATCCAACCACTTCCCCAACACACCACCGACAGACAAAAGCAAAGATCACTTGCAGAAAAAAGGGGGTTAGCTATCGGTCAAGTTATAAGGAAAATTCTTGTACCTCTAAACCCTGCTGTTAGCAGGCAATGGCAAGAAGCCATCAAAGAAATCCCCAAAGTAGCCTTGAGGCTCATGTACTAGCCTTGAGATAATGTCCCTAAGTGTAATTACCCCTTCCAAATTgccatcatcatcaacaacataaATTCGGTGGATCTTCTTGAAATCAAGCAGCAGAATTAATTCTTTCATTGTGTTGTAGCTTTTGCACGTAACCATGCCACTTACTAGTGGTGAATCTTTGTGATGATTTTCCAAATAGTTTTTCACCGCAGTTAGGAAGTTCTTTGCTGTGATAGATCTGTgcaatcatataaatttttatcagtAATTTTATCATCTCAACCAAAAACTGTGCACAATTCTGGCTACAGACCTATAATCATGGTAGATCTCCGGTGCAGTTAAAAGGAACTGAGCATCTCTTAGGCTTATATTTCCAATTGTCTTATTACCACCACTTTCAACAACAGGTATGCCCCCAACTCTCATTCTCCGCATCAGCTTAAATGCCTGGAGCACTGGTTCATCCTCATACACCTAAGACCAAAAGTGCAAGTTTTTGAGAGAAACCattaaaaagttaacaaataagATGGGGTTCCGTTTTCATGGAATGAAACTGGGCTTATCCACACACCTTGATAATTAGTTTAGATGACATCGTAGGAAGACCAATTTCTGAGAGTTTTTTCATTCCCCAGCTTTCAAACCACTGAAGGCCAGCACATTCTGCTAACATGTGAATAACTGAAGATTGGGTGATGATGTTATCAATCTTGCCGTCACCCAAATTAACCACGGGAATGCTCTTCATTTTGTACTTTGAAAGCAACAAGAGCATGGTCAAGAAGGTGTTGGAGCTTTGCAAAGCAAGGAATGGGGCCCAGCGGAATGAACCTGAGATATCCCCAACCTGTAAACTGACAAGTTAATATTTGCCGCAGATTTTGAAGCAAAAGTTATAAGGATGGAAGGGCAACCTTTGTGTTCTTATATAAGTCAGATGTAGTCAAAACTTCAAAAAAGTTTCCAGAAGTCATTGCAGCAGATTCAGGGCCTAAACTCTCAGGTTCAACAGCCTTGTTCGTGCCATTAACTACAGCAGAAAAACCTGCACGCCTATTTGGACTCCTTGGAGATGGGGGTTCTGACTGTCGAAAgataacattttgttttcaattccCATGCAATAAAGACGTAAATGGGGCCGAGTGGTGATTCCAGTGgaaaatttttctctaaaacAATGCAACCGTGAAGCTTTGCAGACTAAAATATCTCCTCATTTTTTGCTACACCTAGTTGCGGatcaatgaattttatatttatgaacaACCTCAATCTTTAATATCAGAATTGCATGACTAAAAATTctataagaaaatgaaacaaatatttTTGGCCTCAACAACAGATCCTTAAAAGTTCTGCCCAAAGAAAAATTCAgcttaactaaaaataaaaatgaggtGTTTCCTAAATGATGGAAGGACAAAGAATCAATCTTTGATTCATTACTTAAAAAGGTATACAATGTCTTAAAGAAAACCTAATCCGCATGCAAGATAACTGAATTTCAAACCACTTGGTGAAACAATTTGACAGGAATACTAACCTGATGCAGAATCCACATAACAATTCCAGCAAACTCAACAATTCCAATGTATCTATCCATCCAACTTGCATTCTCCGATGCATTAACATAGACAACGGGTGCACTGAGAATTTTGTTTTGGGCCAGTATTTCAACAGCTTCAGCTAGACTGGAGTCTGATTTTATCTCAATCACTGGATACAATAATCTATAAATATTAgaccaacaaaaatataataactgaAGGGAAACACATCCAACAAAACTAATGCAATCCAAGCACGAGGATGGAACTACAAAAAGGGAAACACATGCAGATGTATACCTTGAGAGGAAGGAGCAGGAGGAAAAGCGGAGACGGGGATGCTCTCAAAACAAGCATTAAGCTTTTCAGTAGGACTCATCTGTGGCTCTAACACATCCCAAAGATCCTCCACTTTCATCCCCACCTCCGCCTCTGGACTCCTCGGACTATCGTGCTGCCGTGGACAACTCTCTTGTCTTCGCAAATGCAAACTCGCCATCGCTACTACtcactctctttttttttcttcttctaaatTTGTAACTCCAAAGTTGACaaccttataataataattgatcTTTTACCGTTTATTTTATGCTAAAGGTGGAGGAGTGCCACGTGGAGAGATGTCAAAGTAAAATGGAAATAATTGACTTGACGTGTAAATCGCTGATGCTCATAATTTTAGCTTCTTTATCCCGATATTTAATGGACGCCAGTCGTGTTTCACTCTAAGATGCGCTGATCCTTTCTTTGCGCACTTTGCGTTGCCAGTTGCCTGATTTATGATTGGAAAAATTACATGAACCGACCTCAGGTTCTTTATGTTACAACGACACCCTCTCAGAAACTATGATCTACCCCAAAATCATAGATACACCAATTGGTTGTGTCTAGCGGATGAGGGATAAGATAGTCTTTTAAAGTCTACCTCTTTCGAAATAATTGTCTTTctcacatttattttatttttcaaaattaatatatgtattatattataatattatagtatttggTTCAAGagttataatttcccttaatttaaatataactatttaaaaatggGAGACAAAAGGTCAACGTAGACATATGGCCGTCTAGTCAAATCGTTGCATTCCAGGCACATAACCTTAAGCCCTACTTGGAATCAGACCTGCACCGTCGACAGTACATACCTCTCGTCCAATACATAATCACGCTCACCTTTTGTTTTTTGACATTGGATGGATTATGGTTTTTGTCGTATCATCAGTGGCGGataaaattaaactgaattaGGATCCTTCGAACTCAAATTTCCCCGAGTTTATTggctcaaatttaaaaatagtttgattatgatttaaatttataatctattaataaaataactttgTTCGATATACCCTAAATCAAATTATGagctaaatttaaatagaatcaaattattttctaatttgttagttaaattgaattaaatttattttaatttaaatttagtttgatttaaaaaataaactgacTTTGCAACCACAAACTCAACTCAAGTTTaagtcaaataaatttaaagtaaattaaaatttttatcccttttttttaaccgtgtatatatatatgtcactcatttcaaaacctaaacaaaaatatcacaatagTAATCTATTTTCCCAAAATGTTTCCGTTGATATAACtcatataaaaagaaagaatctcatctctctctttttccttagCCTTCTAGTAAGGAAGAAATCTCtgcaatatgaaaaaaattcttcaacagATAAGATAtctgtgattgaacaataaaacctatgagaaaaccattataaacgATTCAATTTGGATAGAAAGGAGGGAGAgacaaaaattgctaaatttatttagagaattaacatttgcTACAAAgattttacaataaaatcatCCATATTCAGGTCAGTTTGATTCAAGCTtgtatgttatatgttttcttgatgaaaaattgaaaatcaaataatgtatggtagattcatgtgtatgacttcatgtgaaatataattttattgtaatctTATATTGctagattgtttaatattgtgatttcatattactttaattgtttaaagttgt
This sequence is a window from Mangifera indica cultivar Alphonso chromosome 20, CATAS_Mindica_2.1, whole genome shotgun sequence. Protein-coding genes within it:
- the LOC123204954 gene encoding SNF1-related protein kinase regulatory subunit gamma-1-like translates to MASLHLRRQESCPRQHDSPRSPEAEVGMKVEDLWDVLEPQMSPTEKLNACFESIPVSAFPPAPSSQVIEIKSDSSLAEAVEILAQNKILSAPVVYVNASENASWMDRYIGIVEFAGIVMWILHQSEPPSPRSPNRRAGFSAVVNGTNKAVEPESLGPESAAMTSGNFFEVLTTSDLYKNTKVGDISGSFRWAPFLALQSSNTFLTMLLLLSKYKMKSIPVVNLGDGKIDNIITQSSVIHMLAECAGLQWFESWGMKKLSEIGLPTMSSKLIIKVYEDEPVLQAFKLMRRMRVGGIPVVESGGNKTIGNISLRDAQFLLTAPEIYHDYRSITAKNFLTAVKNYLENHHKDSPLVSGMVTCKSYNTMKELILLLDFKKIHRIYVVDDDGNLEGVITLRDIISRLVHEPQGYFGDFFDGFLPLPANSRV